One window from the genome of Ananas comosus cultivar F153 linkage group 13, ASM154086v1, whole genome shotgun sequence encodes:
- the LOC109719351 gene encoding uncharacterized protein LOC109719351 isoform X3 → MARWDEILTLPVQNPPTLEFSAADITWSRVEGWRESMDRLALIPFTRVNDFVRGESNNKECPTRFHVEARRRRPREMAYKPKVDGILEYILYWCSFGPDDHRKGGVVRPSRNYTAKRKTPAGRPNTKRGCVCHFIVKRLIAEPSVALIIYNHDKHVDKKGLPCHGPMDQKAIGTRAMFAPYISDELRLQIMSLLYVGVPVETIMQRHTEMVERQGGPSNRDDLLTHRYVRRLERKIRRSSFELDADDAISIGMWVENYQNHIFFYEDFSDSDTFVLGIQTEWQLQQMIQFGNRSLMASDSKFGTNKLKYPIYSLLVFDSQNNAIPVAWVITPNFANGEMHRWMGALYDRVHSKDPTWQLGGFIVDDPLADLLTIRDVFQCSILISFWRVRHLWHKNLIEKCSELDVCAAMARQLGGAVSNICRGSGNLDSFKSFLEEFVDWPDFLDYFTAVWIPRIGAWITALKTLPVASTEVAAAIESYHHLLKLRLLNEKDTSLYQRADWLVDKLGTKVHSFYWLDEYSGKDNFSRYWKDEWKSGVTSWREGLQIPDSDVTIEGKCAKVVCKRNREKTHIVRNPGSEFALCDCNWSMMGNICKHVIKSTKVYRDRGLAAPSTSLLQYNQILMNILHCPPYDSLLRDYAVALAVCGRTQLNTFHDDISNGCSASTASIHREQPTGNELRSSASDRNEIHQVIETSTELSLTKLQMDSNTAVEGKSTENESENSLDRSKDSESAVADQVADDVVASEQVSDGCHKDSETERPMDIDSHRSQVTAASNGVAAEQCTDGVAVEQCMDGVTVEESTDGVAAEQCTDAPSSDKGTSGTSDTQLEPMVVETAEMQTGLHEGDDKKINEDSVKNVDTEQSDKVSSNIKVDNIIPENVSAAGPTVEVGIVGEDRVADLTSILDSNNANRDISPTSEVGDFMELDGDNSLPSEETTHTMQLTADCLKAKRSSDNHDDVMDAQTSSDCCNEASGIDEKGVEVVNGATPGNGEIPNNGHPVNDGSLIRCSTVG, encoded by the exons ATGGCTAGATGGGATGAGATTTTGACACTGCCAGTGCAGAACCCACCGACCTTGGAGTTCTCAGCTGCTGATATCACGTGGTCCAGAGTGGAAGGCTGGAGAGAATCAATGGATAGGCTTGCACTCATTCCCTTCACTAGAGTTAACGATTTTGTAAGAGGCGAATCCAACAATAAGGAATGTCCAACTAGATTCCATGTTGAAGCACGAAGAAGGCGCCCTCGGGAGATGGCCTACAAACCAAAAGTAGATGGGATACTTGAATATATTTT GTACTGGTGTTCATTTGGCCCAGATGACCATAGAAAAGGTGGCGTAGTCCGTCCTAGCAGGAATTACACTGCCAAGAGGAAGACTCCTGCTGGCCGCCCTAATACTAAGAGAGGCTGCGTTTGCCATTTTATTGTAAAGCGCTTGATAGCTGAACCATCTGTCGCacttataatatataatcatGATAAGCATGTAGATAAAAAAGGTTTACCCTGCCATGGCCCTATGGACCAGAAGGCAATTGGGACTCGCGCAATGTTTGCGCCTTACATATCCGATGAGCTTCGCCTCCAAATAATGTCTTTACTCTATGTTGGAGTTCCTGTAGAAACTATTATGCAGAGACACACAGAAATGGTGGAGAGGCAGGGGGGCCCGTCCAACCGCGATGATCTTCTCACACACAGATATGTTAGGCGGTTGGAGAGGAAGATCAGACGGTCCTCCTTTGAGCTGGATGCTGATGATGCTATTAGTATTGGCATGTGGGTCGAGAATTACCAGAACCACATATTCTTTTATGAAGACTTCTCTGATTCAGACACTTTTGTTTTGGGCATCCAGACAGAATGGCAGCTTCAGCAGATGATTCAGTTTGGTAATCGCAGCCTGATGGCTTCTGATTCAAAGTTTGGCACTAACAAATTAAAG TATCCAATATATAGCCTCCTTGTTTTCGACTCACAAAACAATGCGATTCCTGTTGCCTGGGTCATAACACCAAATTTTGCAAACGGCGAGATGCATAGATGGATGGGAGCCCTTTATGACCGAGTTCATTCAAAGGATCCAACATGGCAGTTAGGTGGTTTCATTGTTGATGATCCTTTAGCAGATCTGCTTACCATCAG GGATGTGTTCCAGTGCTCAATATTGATTAGCTTTTGGCGTGTCCGTCATTTGTGGCACAAAAATCTGATTGAGAAGTGCTCAGAATTAGATGTTTGTGCTGCAATGGCCCGACAACTAGGAGGAGCAGTATCCAATATATGTAGAGGAAGCGGTAATTTGGACTCATTCAAGTCTTTCCTTGAAGAGTTTGTTGATTGGCCAGACTTCCTGGACTACTTTACGGCTGTATGGATTCCCAGAATTG GAGCATGGATTACTGCCTTGAAAACCCTTCCAGTTGCTAGCACAGAGGTTGCGGCAGCCATTGAGAGTTATCATCACTTACTGAAActtcgtttattaaatgagaaaGATACAAGTCTCTACCAGCGCGCAGACTGGTTGGTTGATAAGTTGGGCACCAAGGTACACTCTTTCTATTGGCTAGATGAATATTCTGGCAAGGATAATTTTTCCCGTTATTGGAAAGATGAGTGGAAGAGTGGTGTAACTTCGTGGCGCGAGGGATTGCAAATTCCAGACTCAGACGTTACTATAGAAGGCAAATGCGCCAAAGTCGTTTGTAAAAGAAATAGAGAAAAGACACATATTGTACGAAATCCGGGTTCTGAGTTTGCATTGTGTGACTGTAACTGGTCCATGATGGGAAACATTTGCAAACATGTGATTAAGTCGACTAAGGTTTATCGCGACAGGGGATTGGCAGCACCATCGACAAGTCTGTTACAATATAATCAGATTTTGATGAATATTCTTCACTGCCCACCGTACGATTCGTTACTTCGTGATTATGCAGTTGCTCTGGCTGTTTGTGGTAGGACACAATTAAATACGTTTCATGATGACATTAGCAATGGCTGTTCCGCCTCAACTGCATCAATTCACAGGGAGCAGCCAACTGGTAATGAGCTCAGATCATCTGCCTCTGATAGAAATGAGATTCATCAAGTTATTGAAACTTCAACAGAGTTGTCGTTGACTAAGCTACAAATGGACAGCAATACCGCTGTTGAAGGCAAAAGCACAGAGAATGAATCAGAAAACTCTCTTGACAGAAGCAAAGATTCAGAAAGCGCTGTTGCTGATCAGGTTGCTGATGATGTGGTCGCTTCTGAACAAGTTAGTGATGGTTGTCACAAGGATTCTGAGACTGAGAGACCCATGGATATTGATTCGCACCGCAGCCAGGTCACTGCAGCTTCAAATGGTGTTGCTGCAGAACAGTGTACAGATGGTGTTGCTGTGGAACAGTGTATGGATGGTGTTACTGTGGAAGAGTCTACAGATGGTGTTGCTGCAGAACAGTGTACTGATGCTCCTTCTAGTGACAAGGGAACTAGTGGCACTTCAGATACTCAGCTTGAACCTATGGTTGTTGAGACTGCTGAGATGCAAACTGGTTTGCATGAGGGAGATGAcaagaaaataaatgaagatAGTGTCAAAAATGTTGATACTGAACAGAGCGATAAGGTGTCGTCCAATATCAAGGTTGATAATATTATTCCAGAAAATGTTAGTGCTGCGGGTCCGACAGTTGAAGTTGGAATAGTTGGGGAAGATCGTGTTGCTGATCTTACTTCTATTCTTGATTCTAACAATGCTAATAGAGATATTTCTCCAACTAGTGAAGTTGGTGATTTTATGGAGTTAGATGGTGATAATTCTTTGCCTTCTGAGGAAACTACTCACACCATGCAGTTGACTGCTGACTGTTTAAAAGCCAAGCGGAGTTCAGATAATCACGATGATGTAATGGACGCCCAAACCTCTTCAGATTGTTGTAATGAAGCATCTGGCATTGATGAAAAAGGTGTTGAAGTGGTAAATGGTGCTACTCCTGGTAATGGTGAGATTCCCAATAATGGCCATCCAGTTAATGATGGGTCTCTAATTAGATGTTCAACTGTGGGGTAG
- the LOC109719351 gene encoding uncharacterized protein LOC109719351 isoform X1, with protein MLASATNASFCTIYPSNNFSLVSAAYSEAPNRSFCLWGLESLLALCCNRSSGLLCLSKALLEVADSKGSSNGPKQAPSKFEHYDIAECVCTYHISYMQMARWDEILTLPVQNPPTLEFSAADITWSRVEGWRESMDRLALIPFTRVNDFVRGESNNKECPTRFHVEARRRRPREMAYKPKVDGILEYILYWCSFGPDDHRKGGVVRPSRNYTAKRKTPAGRPNTKRGCVCHFIVKRLIAEPSVALIIYNHDKHVDKKGLPCHGPMDQKAIGTRAMFAPYISDELRLQIMSLLYVGVPVETIMQRHTEMVERQGGPSNRDDLLTHRYVRRLERKIRRSSFELDADDAISIGMWVENYQNHIFFYEDFSDSDTFVLGIQTEWQLQQMIQFGNRSLMASDSKFGTNKLKYPIYSLLVFDSQNNAIPVAWVITPNFANGEMHRWMGALYDRVHSKDPTWQLGGFIVDDPLADLLTIRDVFQCSILISFWRVRHLWHKNLIEKCSELDVCAAMARQLGGAVSNICRGSGNLDSFKSFLEEFVDWPDFLDYFTAVWIPRIGAWITALKTLPVASTEVAAAIESYHHLLKLRLLNEKDTSLYQRADWLVDKLGTKVHSFYWLDEYSGKDNFSRYWKDEWKSGVTSWREGLQIPDSDVTIEGKCAKVVCKRNREKTHIVRNPGSEFALCDCNWSMMGNICKHVIKSTKVYRDRGLAAPSTSLLQYNQILMNILHCPPYDSLLRDYAVALAVCGRTQLNTFHDDISNGCSASTASIHREQPTGNELRSSASDRNEIHQVIETSTELSLTKLQMDSNTAVEGKSTENESENSLDRSKDSESAVADQVADDVVASEQVSDGCHKDSETERPMDIDSHRSQVTAASNGVAAEQCTDGVAVEQCMDGVTVEESTDGVAAEQCTDAPSSDKGTSGTSDTQLEPMVVETAEMQTGLHEGDDKKINEDSVKNVDTEQSDKVSSNIKVDNIIPENVSAAGPTVEVGIVGEDRVADLTSILDSNNANRDISPTSEVGDFMELDGDNSLPSEETTHTMQLTADCLKAKRSSDNHDDVMDAQTSSDCCNEASGIDEKGVEVVNGATPGNGEIPNNGHPVNDGSLIRCSTVG; from the exons ATGTTAGCTTCCGCAACGAATGCAAGCTTCTGTACTATATATCCCTCTAACAACTTCTCTCTAGTCTCTGCAGCATATTCAGAAGCTCCGAATAGGAGCTTCTGCCTTTGGGGCTTAGAATCTCTTTTAGCTTTGTGTTGCAACAGAAGCTCCGGACTTCTTTGTTTGTCAAAAGCTCTGCTAGAGGTGGCTGATTCTAAAGGAAGTAGTAACGGGCCAAAACAAGCACCTAGTAAATTTGAACATTACGATATTGCTGAGTGCGTTTGTACTTACCATATCTCTTACATGCAGATGGCTAGATGGGATGAGATTTTGACACTGCCAGTGCAGAACCCACCGACCTTGGAGTTCTCAGCTGCTGATATCACGTGGTCCAGAGTGGAAGGCTGGAGAGAATCAATGGATAGGCTTGCACTCATTCCCTTCACTAGAGTTAACGATTTTGTAAGAGGCGAATCCAACAATAAGGAATGTCCAACTAGATTCCATGTTGAAGCACGAAGAAGGCGCCCTCGGGAGATGGCCTACAAACCAAAAGTAGATGGGATACTTGAATATATTTT GTACTGGTGTTCATTTGGCCCAGATGACCATAGAAAAGGTGGCGTAGTCCGTCCTAGCAGGAATTACACTGCCAAGAGGAAGACTCCTGCTGGCCGCCCTAATACTAAGAGAGGCTGCGTTTGCCATTTTATTGTAAAGCGCTTGATAGCTGAACCATCTGTCGCacttataatatataatcatGATAAGCATGTAGATAAAAAAGGTTTACCCTGCCATGGCCCTATGGACCAGAAGGCAATTGGGACTCGCGCAATGTTTGCGCCTTACATATCCGATGAGCTTCGCCTCCAAATAATGTCTTTACTCTATGTTGGAGTTCCTGTAGAAACTATTATGCAGAGACACACAGAAATGGTGGAGAGGCAGGGGGGCCCGTCCAACCGCGATGATCTTCTCACACACAGATATGTTAGGCGGTTGGAGAGGAAGATCAGACGGTCCTCCTTTGAGCTGGATGCTGATGATGCTATTAGTATTGGCATGTGGGTCGAGAATTACCAGAACCACATATTCTTTTATGAAGACTTCTCTGATTCAGACACTTTTGTTTTGGGCATCCAGACAGAATGGCAGCTTCAGCAGATGATTCAGTTTGGTAATCGCAGCCTGATGGCTTCTGATTCAAAGTTTGGCACTAACAAATTAAAG TATCCAATATATAGCCTCCTTGTTTTCGACTCACAAAACAATGCGATTCCTGTTGCCTGGGTCATAACACCAAATTTTGCAAACGGCGAGATGCATAGATGGATGGGAGCCCTTTATGACCGAGTTCATTCAAAGGATCCAACATGGCAGTTAGGTGGTTTCATTGTTGATGATCCTTTAGCAGATCTGCTTACCATCAG GGATGTGTTCCAGTGCTCAATATTGATTAGCTTTTGGCGTGTCCGTCATTTGTGGCACAAAAATCTGATTGAGAAGTGCTCAGAATTAGATGTTTGTGCTGCAATGGCCCGACAACTAGGAGGAGCAGTATCCAATATATGTAGAGGAAGCGGTAATTTGGACTCATTCAAGTCTTTCCTTGAAGAGTTTGTTGATTGGCCAGACTTCCTGGACTACTTTACGGCTGTATGGATTCCCAGAATTG GAGCATGGATTACTGCCTTGAAAACCCTTCCAGTTGCTAGCACAGAGGTTGCGGCAGCCATTGAGAGTTATCATCACTTACTGAAActtcgtttattaaatgagaaaGATACAAGTCTCTACCAGCGCGCAGACTGGTTGGTTGATAAGTTGGGCACCAAGGTACACTCTTTCTATTGGCTAGATGAATATTCTGGCAAGGATAATTTTTCCCGTTATTGGAAAGATGAGTGGAAGAGTGGTGTAACTTCGTGGCGCGAGGGATTGCAAATTCCAGACTCAGACGTTACTATAGAAGGCAAATGCGCCAAAGTCGTTTGTAAAAGAAATAGAGAAAAGACACATATTGTACGAAATCCGGGTTCTGAGTTTGCATTGTGTGACTGTAACTGGTCCATGATGGGAAACATTTGCAAACATGTGATTAAGTCGACTAAGGTTTATCGCGACAGGGGATTGGCAGCACCATCGACAAGTCTGTTACAATATAATCAGATTTTGATGAATATTCTTCACTGCCCACCGTACGATTCGTTACTTCGTGATTATGCAGTTGCTCTGGCTGTTTGTGGTAGGACACAATTAAATACGTTTCATGATGACATTAGCAATGGCTGTTCCGCCTCAACTGCATCAATTCACAGGGAGCAGCCAACTGGTAATGAGCTCAGATCATCTGCCTCTGATAGAAATGAGATTCATCAAGTTATTGAAACTTCAACAGAGTTGTCGTTGACTAAGCTACAAATGGACAGCAATACCGCTGTTGAAGGCAAAAGCACAGAGAATGAATCAGAAAACTCTCTTGACAGAAGCAAAGATTCAGAAAGCGCTGTTGCTGATCAGGTTGCTGATGATGTGGTCGCTTCTGAACAAGTTAGTGATGGTTGTCACAAGGATTCTGAGACTGAGAGACCCATGGATATTGATTCGCACCGCAGCCAGGTCACTGCAGCTTCAAATGGTGTTGCTGCAGAACAGTGTACAGATGGTGTTGCTGTGGAACAGTGTATGGATGGTGTTACTGTGGAAGAGTCTACAGATGGTGTTGCTGCAGAACAGTGTACTGATGCTCCTTCTAGTGACAAGGGAACTAGTGGCACTTCAGATACTCAGCTTGAACCTATGGTTGTTGAGACTGCTGAGATGCAAACTGGTTTGCATGAGGGAGATGAcaagaaaataaatgaagatAGTGTCAAAAATGTTGATACTGAACAGAGCGATAAGGTGTCGTCCAATATCAAGGTTGATAATATTATTCCAGAAAATGTTAGTGCTGCGGGTCCGACAGTTGAAGTTGGAATAGTTGGGGAAGATCGTGTTGCTGATCTTACTTCTATTCTTGATTCTAACAATGCTAATAGAGATATTTCTCCAACTAGTGAAGTTGGTGATTTTATGGAGTTAGATGGTGATAATTCTTTGCCTTCTGAGGAAACTACTCACACCATGCAGTTGACTGCTGACTGTTTAAAAGCCAAGCGGAGTTCAGATAATCACGATGATGTAATGGACGCCCAAACCTCTTCAGATTGTTGTAATGAAGCATCTGGCATTGATGAAAAAGGTGTTGAAGTGGTAAATGGTGCTACTCCTGGTAATGGTGAGATTCCCAATAATGGCCATCCAGTTAATGATGGGTCTCTAATTAGATGTTCAACTGTGGGGTAG
- the LOC109719351 gene encoding uncharacterized protein LOC109719351 isoform X2: protein MQMARWDEILTLPVQNPPTLEFSAADITWSRVEGWRESMDRLALIPFTRVNDFVRGESNNKECPTRFHVEARRRRPREMAYKPKVDGILEYILYWCSFGPDDHRKGGVVRPSRNYTAKRKTPAGRPNTKRGCVCHFIVKRLIAEPSVALIIYNHDKHVDKKGLPCHGPMDQKAIGTRAMFAPYISDELRLQIMSLLYVGVPVETIMQRHTEMVERQGGPSNRDDLLTHRYVRRLERKIRRSSFELDADDAISIGMWVENYQNHIFFYEDFSDSDTFVLGIQTEWQLQQMIQFGNRSLMASDSKFGTNKLKYPIYSLLVFDSQNNAIPVAWVITPNFANGEMHRWMGALYDRVHSKDPTWQLGGFIVDDPLADLLTIRDVFQCSILISFWRVRHLWHKNLIEKCSELDVCAAMARQLGGAVSNICRGSGNLDSFKSFLEEFVDWPDFLDYFTAVWIPRIGAWITALKTLPVASTEVAAAIESYHHLLKLRLLNEKDTSLYQRADWLVDKLGTKVHSFYWLDEYSGKDNFSRYWKDEWKSGVTSWREGLQIPDSDVTIEGKCAKVVCKRNREKTHIVRNPGSEFALCDCNWSMMGNICKHVIKSTKVYRDRGLAAPSTSLLQYNQILMNILHCPPYDSLLRDYAVALAVCGRTQLNTFHDDISNGCSASTASIHREQPTGNELRSSASDRNEIHQVIETSTELSLTKLQMDSNTAVEGKSTENESENSLDRSKDSESAVADQVADDVVASEQVSDGCHKDSETERPMDIDSHRSQVTAASNGVAAEQCTDGVAVEQCMDGVTVEESTDGVAAEQCTDAPSSDKGTSGTSDTQLEPMVVETAEMQTGLHEGDDKKINEDSVKNVDTEQSDKVSSNIKVDNIIPENVSAAGPTVEVGIVGEDRVADLTSILDSNNANRDISPTSEVGDFMELDGDNSLPSEETTHTMQLTADCLKAKRSSDNHDDVMDAQTSSDCCNEASGIDEKGVEVVNGATPGNGEIPNNGHPVNDGSLIRCSTVG, encoded by the exons ATGCAGATGGCTAGATGGGATGAGATTTTGACACTGCCAGTGCAGAACCCACCGACCTTGGAGTTCTCAGCTGCTGATATCACGTGGTCCAGAGTGGAAGGCTGGAGAGAATCAATGGATAGGCTTGCACTCATTCCCTTCACTAGAGTTAACGATTTTGTAAGAGGCGAATCCAACAATAAGGAATGTCCAACTAGATTCCATGTTGAAGCACGAAGAAGGCGCCCTCGGGAGATGGCCTACAAACCAAAAGTAGATGGGATACTTGAATATATTTT GTACTGGTGTTCATTTGGCCCAGATGACCATAGAAAAGGTGGCGTAGTCCGTCCTAGCAGGAATTACACTGCCAAGAGGAAGACTCCTGCTGGCCGCCCTAATACTAAGAGAGGCTGCGTTTGCCATTTTATTGTAAAGCGCTTGATAGCTGAACCATCTGTCGCacttataatatataatcatGATAAGCATGTAGATAAAAAAGGTTTACCCTGCCATGGCCCTATGGACCAGAAGGCAATTGGGACTCGCGCAATGTTTGCGCCTTACATATCCGATGAGCTTCGCCTCCAAATAATGTCTTTACTCTATGTTGGAGTTCCTGTAGAAACTATTATGCAGAGACACACAGAAATGGTGGAGAGGCAGGGGGGCCCGTCCAACCGCGATGATCTTCTCACACACAGATATGTTAGGCGGTTGGAGAGGAAGATCAGACGGTCCTCCTTTGAGCTGGATGCTGATGATGCTATTAGTATTGGCATGTGGGTCGAGAATTACCAGAACCACATATTCTTTTATGAAGACTTCTCTGATTCAGACACTTTTGTTTTGGGCATCCAGACAGAATGGCAGCTTCAGCAGATGATTCAGTTTGGTAATCGCAGCCTGATGGCTTCTGATTCAAAGTTTGGCACTAACAAATTAAAG TATCCAATATATAGCCTCCTTGTTTTCGACTCACAAAACAATGCGATTCCTGTTGCCTGGGTCATAACACCAAATTTTGCAAACGGCGAGATGCATAGATGGATGGGAGCCCTTTATGACCGAGTTCATTCAAAGGATCCAACATGGCAGTTAGGTGGTTTCATTGTTGATGATCCTTTAGCAGATCTGCTTACCATCAG GGATGTGTTCCAGTGCTCAATATTGATTAGCTTTTGGCGTGTCCGTCATTTGTGGCACAAAAATCTGATTGAGAAGTGCTCAGAATTAGATGTTTGTGCTGCAATGGCCCGACAACTAGGAGGAGCAGTATCCAATATATGTAGAGGAAGCGGTAATTTGGACTCATTCAAGTCTTTCCTTGAAGAGTTTGTTGATTGGCCAGACTTCCTGGACTACTTTACGGCTGTATGGATTCCCAGAATTG GAGCATGGATTACTGCCTTGAAAACCCTTCCAGTTGCTAGCACAGAGGTTGCGGCAGCCATTGAGAGTTATCATCACTTACTGAAActtcgtttattaaatgagaaaGATACAAGTCTCTACCAGCGCGCAGACTGGTTGGTTGATAAGTTGGGCACCAAGGTACACTCTTTCTATTGGCTAGATGAATATTCTGGCAAGGATAATTTTTCCCGTTATTGGAAAGATGAGTGGAAGAGTGGTGTAACTTCGTGGCGCGAGGGATTGCAAATTCCAGACTCAGACGTTACTATAGAAGGCAAATGCGCCAAAGTCGTTTGTAAAAGAAATAGAGAAAAGACACATATTGTACGAAATCCGGGTTCTGAGTTTGCATTGTGTGACTGTAACTGGTCCATGATGGGAAACATTTGCAAACATGTGATTAAGTCGACTAAGGTTTATCGCGACAGGGGATTGGCAGCACCATCGACAAGTCTGTTACAATATAATCAGATTTTGATGAATATTCTTCACTGCCCACCGTACGATTCGTTACTTCGTGATTATGCAGTTGCTCTGGCTGTTTGTGGTAGGACACAATTAAATACGTTTCATGATGACATTAGCAATGGCTGTTCCGCCTCAACTGCATCAATTCACAGGGAGCAGCCAACTGGTAATGAGCTCAGATCATCTGCCTCTGATAGAAATGAGATTCATCAAGTTATTGAAACTTCAACAGAGTTGTCGTTGACTAAGCTACAAATGGACAGCAATACCGCTGTTGAAGGCAAAAGCACAGAGAATGAATCAGAAAACTCTCTTGACAGAAGCAAAGATTCAGAAAGCGCTGTTGCTGATCAGGTTGCTGATGATGTGGTCGCTTCTGAACAAGTTAGTGATGGTTGTCACAAGGATTCTGAGACTGAGAGACCCATGGATATTGATTCGCACCGCAGCCAGGTCACTGCAGCTTCAAATGGTGTTGCTGCAGAACAGTGTACAGATGGTGTTGCTGTGGAACAGTGTATGGATGGTGTTACTGTGGAAGAGTCTACAGATGGTGTTGCTGCAGAACAGTGTACTGATGCTCCTTCTAGTGACAAGGGAACTAGTGGCACTTCAGATACTCAGCTTGAACCTATGGTTGTTGAGACTGCTGAGATGCAAACTGGTTTGCATGAGGGAGATGAcaagaaaataaatgaagatAGTGTCAAAAATGTTGATACTGAACAGAGCGATAAGGTGTCGTCCAATATCAAGGTTGATAATATTATTCCAGAAAATGTTAGTGCTGCGGGTCCGACAGTTGAAGTTGGAATAGTTGGGGAAGATCGTGTTGCTGATCTTACTTCTATTCTTGATTCTAACAATGCTAATAGAGATATTTCTCCAACTAGTGAAGTTGGTGATTTTATGGAGTTAGATGGTGATAATTCTTTGCCTTCTGAGGAAACTACTCACACCATGCAGTTGACTGCTGACTGTTTAAAAGCCAAGCGGAGTTCAGATAATCACGATGATGTAATGGACGCCCAAACCTCTTCAGATTGTTGTAATGAAGCATCTGGCATTGATGAAAAAGGTGTTGAAGTGGTAAATGGTGCTACTCCTGGTAATGGTGAGATTCCCAATAATGGCCATCCAGTTAATGATGGGTCTCTAATTAGATGTTCAACTGTGGGGTAG
- the LOC109719027 gene encoding mannan endo-1,4-beta-mannosidase 8-like: MASISAPKTNSTLLLPPLFQLLSLAPPLSMISLPNSSTNARTRSWIEMGDEEWGMVERKGTQLVVKERPFFVNGFNTYWLMVFAVDPETKGKIGDVFAEAKSVGLNVCRTWAFNDGGWRALQRGPFDYDDEVFKALDFVVSEARSHKMRLILSLCNNWEDYGGKAQYVKWGREAGLELTCDGDDFFSDPTIKEYYKAYVKAILTRVNTITNVAYTDDPTIFAWELINEPRCPSDPSGDTLQAWIEEMASYVKSIDPIHLLMVGVEGFYGPSTPERMDLNPSDFSGQTGTDFIRNHQTSGIDIASVHIYSDSWLSHCVSEDHLEFARTWMQSHMDDAEKTLGMPIVFGEFGVSLKGERFNTEFREAFIETVYVTFLSSIERAGVGGGCLLWQLFPEGVEHMDDGYAVVLAKSPSTLDKLSVHSRNFCC; encoded by the exons ATGGCTTCTATCTCCGCTCCCAAAACAAACTCcactctcctcctccctcctctgttccaactcctctctctcgctcCACCTCTCTCCATGATCTCCCTCCCCAATTCGAGCACCAACGCTAG GACCAGGAGTTGGATCGAAATGGGGGACGAGGAGTGGGGAATGGTGGAGAGGAAGGGGACCCAGCTGGTGGTAAAGGAGCGACCTTTCTTCGTTAATGGGTTCAACACGTACTGGCTCATGGTTTTCGCCGTGGATCCGGAGACGAAGGGTAAAATCGGCGACGTGTTCGCCGAGGCCAAGAGCGTGGGGCTCAACGTTTGCCGAACTTGGGCGTTTAACGATGGCGGGTGGAGGGCGCTTCAAAGGGGCCCCTTTGATTACGATGACGAGGTGTTTAAG GCACTGGACTTTGTAGTTAGTGAGGCAAGGAGCCACAAGATGAgattaattctctctctctgtaacaACTGGGAGGATTACGGCGGAAAGGCTCAGTATGTTAAGTGGGGAAGAGAAGCAGGTTTGGAACTCACTTGCGACGGCGACGACTTCTTTTCGGACCCGACCATCAAAGAATACTATAAAGCTTATGTCAAG GCTATTTTGACGAGAGTAAACACGATAACGAATGTGGCGTATACGGATGATCCGACTATTTTCGCATGGGAGCTCATCAATGAACCACGGTGCCCCTCGGATCCCTCTGGTGATACATTACAG GCATGGATAGAAGAGATGGCCTCTTATGTTAAGTCCATTGATCCGATACACTTGTTAATGGTCGGCGTTGAGGGATTCTATGGTCCCTCTACTCCTGAACGTATGGATTTGAATCCATCCGACTTCTCGGGCCAAACAGGAACAGATTTTATAAGAAACCATCAAACTTCGGGTATCGATATAGCTTCTGTTCATATTTACTCTGATAGTTG GCTGTCGCACTGCGTCTCAGAAGATCACCTCGAATTCGCAAGGACTTGGATGCAGAGTCACATGGATGATGCTGAGAAAACACTCGGGATGCCGATCGTGTTCGGGGAGTTTGGAGTTTCTTTAAAGGGCGAGAGGTTTAATACCGAGTTCCGAGAAGCCTTCATCGAGACCGTGTATGTAACTTTCCTGAGCTCCATAGAGCGAGCCGGGGTCGGCGGCGGATGCCTTCTTTGGCAACTCTTCCCGGAGGGGGTGGAGCACATGGACGATGGGTATGCTGTCGTTCTCGCCAAGTCTCCTTCGACACTAGACAAGCTCTCAGTCCATTCTAGGAACTTCTGCTGCTGA